A window of Hymenobacter siberiensis genomic DNA:
TTTGCTGGTCGAGGCGGTGGTAGGCGGGCTCGGCCTGCACCGCTGCGTGGTAGCGGGCAATAAGCGGAAAGTTGCGAAAGCGGGCCGGGGGCTGCCGCCACTCGGCGTCGAGGGCGGCCAGCCGCTCGGAGGTTGAAGTCCACATGGAAAGCGAGGGGAGGAGCGCCGCAGGTGGCGGCGGCCAGGCAAAAGTACTGGCGGCGGCCGGTTGCCGCCGGCCCGTGGCTTTCCCTGTTTCTGCCATACTTGGCGGCGCAAAATTCAACCATTTCCACCCACCTATGAACCCCCAGCCGCAACCGTCCAATGCCTTCATCGCCGCTTTCTGGGCAGCCCTGCTGGCTGGGCTAGCCGCCTTCATCATCGGCCTCTGGAACGCCGCCATGCCCCTGAACGAGAAAGGCTACTACTTCACGGTGCTGATGTACGGCCTGTTTTCGGCCATTTCCCTGTAAAAAAGCGTGCGCGACCGTCTCGAAGGCATTCTCGTAACCAACATTTATTACGGCCTGAGCTGGTTTTCTACCGTACTGTGCATTCTGCTGCTCAGCGTGGGCCTGTGGAACGCCACGCTCATCCTGAGCAAAAAAGGCCTCTACGCCATGTCGTTTCTGCTGAGCATGTTTGCGGCCATTGCCGTGCAGAAAAACACCCGCGACAGCCAGCGCATGGGCACTGCTCAATAAATCCGCTTACCCCAATCTATGCCGCTTAAGCTTCGCAAAACGCTGAAATTAAACGCCTATACCGTTGGCGGCATCATAGGCGTCGCGGCGCTTTATGTGGGGTCGGCGCTGGTGCTGTCGGCCATTCCGGTGCCCAAGGCCGACTCCAACGCTCCGGCCGACGTCACGGTTTTTCTGCGCACCAACGGCGTGCACACCGACATCGTGCTCCCCATCAAAACCAACCAGATTGACTGGGGCCAGTCGCTGCCCATCGCCAATATTCCCTCGCAGGACAGCACCATGCGCTATATCGCCTTCGGGTGGGGCGATAAAGGATTTTACCTCGATACGCCTACCTGGGCCGACCTCAAGGTGAGCACGGCCTTCGTGGCGGCGTTCTGGCTGGGCTCGTCGGCCATGCACACCACCTACTTTCACAGCCTCGCGCCCGGCCCCGAAACCATCCCGCTGCACCTCAGCCACGCCGAATATGCCCGCCTGATTGCCTACATCCAGCGTAGCTTCGCCCTCGATGTCGCCGGCCGCACCCAGCACATCGCCGGCCACAGCTACGGTCCGGATGATGCTTTCTACGAGGCCCACCGCGTGTACAGCTTCCTCTACACCTGCAACACCTGGACTAACAATGCCCTGAAAGCCAGCGGCCAGCGCGCCTGCCTCTGGACGCCTTCCGACAAAGGTATTTTCCTCATCTACGGCCGGTAGCTGATTGGTGCGGCTGGTTCCGTGGGCCGCAGATGAGCATCACCGTTCTTTGTTGCTCTTGTTTGGCCGGGTGCGTTGTTTCGCGCGCCGTTTTCCCCGTCTTGTCCCGCTATTTTGCTTCTAATGCAGCCCGCAACCATCATCACTCCCCGCACCGCTCGTTTTTTTAGCCTGGGCGAGCCGGGGCCAGCCATTCAGCACGTCTGGATATGCCTGCACGACCACGACCAGCCCGTGGCGGAGCTGGCCGCGCAGCTCGTGAACCTCGATACCCCGGAACGGCTGCTCATCCTGCCCGAGGCGCTTTCGCGCTACACGCTGCCCGACGGGTCCGACCAGCCCGCGTCGGACCGCGCCATGTGGTTTGCCCCCAACTCGATAGCGGATGACCTGGCCGATTCGGCTACCTACCTGCAAGCTCTGGCCGCCCAAACGCTGGCCGCCTGCCCGGCCGGTACCCCCGTTACGGTACTGGCCTACGGGCACGGCGCGGTGGTGGCCTGCCATTGGCTGGCCGAAAGCAACATGGCCTACCAGCGGCTGGTTCTGTACGCGGCCGTGTTTCCCCCGCTGCCCGACCGGCGCAATTTGCTTGCGGGCTTGCCGCTGCGCCCGGTGCAGGTGGTGGCCACTACCGCCGATGTCTTTACGCCCGAAGCCGATGGCCCGGCGCTGCTCCAGGACCTGCGAGCCGCCGGCCACACCGCCCGCCTGAGCTACACCGAGCCCGGCCCGCTCACGCTGGCCGCCCTGGGCGCGGGGCGCGAAGAAGGTGGCCTGCTCACCTCCGCCACGGCCTAGGCTGGTGGTTCCGCAGCTAGTGGACGGCCGGCCCGCCGGTAGGCAGCGGCTCTACCCGGAAGCTCGGCGCCACGTAGTCGGCGGGCAGGTAGCTGGCCGGGATGGTGGTCTGGTTGCCGTCGCGGGCGGCGCGGTAGTGGGGCGACATAATTTCGACCCCGGCCGCGTTGAACTGGTCCTGGATATTCTGGTGAATGCGCGAGTAGATGCCCGCCTGCGCCCCGGCGGCGCGGGTGTAGGCATTGAGCTGGTAGCTCACGTAGAAATCGTCGAGGCTGGTTTGCAGGATGAAGGGGGCCGGGTCGGGCAGCAGCTCCTCCACCTGGGCGGCGGCGGCCAGCATCAGGGCGTGCACCTGCTTCCAGGGCACATCGTAGCCGATGGTAATGGTGGTGTGCAGAATCAGGCCGCGGGTGGGGGCGGCCGTGCTGTAGTTGGTGGTGTGCGAGCTCATCACCGTAGAATTCGGGATAGTAATTTCCTCGTTTTTGACGGTGCGGATGCGCGTTACGAGCAGGGTTTTTTCGAGCACGTCGCCGGTCACATCGCCGATTTTCACCCGGTCCCCGATTTTAAAGGCCCGCATGTACGTCAGCACCAGCCCGGCCACCACGTTGGAGAGCGAGCCGGCCGAGCCGAAGGTGAGTAAAAAGCCCAGAAACACCGATACTCCCTGAAAAATAGGCGAATCGGACCCCGGCAGGTAAGGGAAAACCACTACCAGCGCAAAGGCAAACACCAGCACCCGCACAATCTGATAGGTCGGGTCGGCCCAGTCAGGGTAAAAGCCGTCGATGGTGAGCGTGC
This region includes:
- a CDS encoding TIGR02117 family protein; its protein translation is MPLKLRKTLKLNAYTVGGIIGVAALYVGSALVLSAIPVPKADSNAPADVTVFLRTNGVHTDIVLPIKTNQIDWGQSLPIANIPSQDSTMRYIAFGWGDKGFYLDTPTWADLKVSTAFVAAFWLGSSAMHTTYFHSLAPGPETIPLHLSHAEYARLIAYIQRSFALDVAGRTQHIAGHSYGPDDAFYEAHRVYSFLYTCNTWTNNALKASGQRACLWTPSDKGIFLIYGR